A single Fibrobacter succinogenes DNA region contains:
- a CDS encoding TolC family protein gives MNKLNNIMVALIFSISASFAADVYTLDDCLRIARENNATLKSAKVNRQMAEETEGSAFPAYFPKVFAGGFAFISNDFLVKQKMDLSKEMESVGQQVAPTLVQAGIDPSLLSGLPTTFNMGMVDKGIIGHLTLIQPIFVGGQIYNGNQLAKIGTRVAKLQETLTETEIRKNTETYYWLIISLKEKLKTLAEAEKQVDGIYSDVQVAVEAGVAVKNDLLRVELEKKKLQSNRLKLENGISVAKLMLARQMNRDNADFDLADADLSQITPPESYAISADDGVERRAESKLLAISREAAEKERSMERGKVLPTLAVGASLLYQNLLDDDAVNGVLFASLTVPISDWWSNSYSTAKLDLKAQKAAIDEVENKNLIKVDIDAKWNTLNESFKQIEISRDAIAQAEENLRIQREFYNAGTATLSNLLEAETLRQQAADSYTETVTGYYTAVCAYLTATGR, from the coding sequence ATGAATAAATTGAATAACATAATGGTTGCTCTTATTTTTAGCATTTCCGCATCGTTCGCGGCGGATGTGTATACGCTTGATGATTGCTTGCGTATTGCACGCGAAAATAATGCGACTTTGAAAAGTGCGAAAGTGAATCGCCAAATGGCCGAAGAAACCGAAGGAAGCGCCTTCCCGGCGTATTTCCCGAAGGTGTTTGCCGGTGGTTTTGCCTTTATCTCGAACGATTTCTTGGTAAAACAAAAAATGGATCTGTCCAAAGAAATGGAAAGTGTCGGACAACAAGTTGCGCCGACCTTGGTGCAGGCGGGGATTGACCCTTCTTTGTTGTCAGGACTTCCGACGACTTTTAATATGGGAATGGTTGATAAAGGAATTATTGGGCATTTGACTTTGATTCAGCCGATTTTTGTGGGCGGACAAATTTACAACGGCAATCAGCTTGCCAAAATTGGAACTCGTGTTGCCAAATTGCAGGAAACTCTTACCGAAACGGAAATCCGCAAGAATACGGAGACCTATTACTGGCTCATTATTTCGCTTAAGGAAAAGTTGAAAACACTTGCCGAAGCCGAAAAACAGGTGGATGGAATTTATAGCGATGTCCAAGTTGCTGTAGAAGCGGGGGTCGCTGTGAAAAATGATTTGCTTCGTGTTGAACTCGAAAAGAAAAAGCTGCAAAGCAATCGTCTGAAACTTGAAAATGGAATCTCGGTCGCAAAGCTGATGCTGGCGCGGCAAATGAACCGCGACAATGCTGATTTTGACCTTGCCGATGCTGATCTTTCACAAATAACGCCGCCTGAATCTTACGCGATTTCTGCTGACGATGGTGTTGAACGCCGTGCCGAAAGTAAGTTGCTTGCCATCAGTCGCGAAGCTGCCGAAAAGGAGCGTTCGATGGAACGCGGCAAAGTTCTCCCAACTCTTGCTGTTGGCGCAAGTTTGCTTTATCAAAACTTGCTTGACGATGATGCTGTGAATGGCGTGCTTTTTGCATCGCTTACGGTGCCGATTTCGGATTGGTGGAGCAATAGCTATTCTACCGCCAAGCTTGACTTGAAGGCGCAAAAGGCGGCGATTGACGAGGTAGAAAACAAGAACTTGATCAAGGTGGATATTGATGCCAAATGGAACACGCTGAACGAATCCTTCAAACAAATAGAAATCAGTCGTGATGCCATTGCCCAGGCCGAAGAAAACTTGCGCATACAACGTGAATTTTACAATGCGGGCACTGCGACGCTTAGCAATTTGCTAGAAGCGGAAACGTTGCGCCAGCAAGCTGCGGATTCGTACACCGAAACTGTCACAGGATATTACACTGCAGTCTGTGCGTACTTGACTGCAACAGGCCGGTGA
- a CDS encoding efflux RND transporter permease subunit: MKKKRSFVETAMRYRGIVFMLCCILVLLGVYGLSANRKNEFPEFTVRQGVVIAVYPGATVKEVEDRVTKPLEDYIFTYGDVKKSKTTSMTRDGMVIVQVALEDYVYDKDGFWSRFKHGVSQFKSSLPAGVLAIIVMDDFGDASSMLLAIESKNKTYRELGEYLDGLADNLRPLESVGRITRFGEQKDQISIYLDNEKLSQYGLGYKSVTAFLSGQGLVNIAGTLRDGDYNHPIYVESGVNSLESVRETIVFSAPDGSVVRLKDVARVEREYPDRTAYIEVNGNKCVMLSIEMKKGHDIVKMGKEIKQVLSEFESSLPEEVKMFRITDQTEVVGKSIDDFLREILVAVLAVIIVVVLLQPFKVALIAASTIPISIFISLGLFFGLGYEINGVTLAALMVSLGMIVDNSIVILDDYQERIYGSGTRWRAAEHSAVHFLKSIFSATLAISITFFPFLVTMNGMFSDFVTTFPWAVTIVLSISLLVAIFIVPYLQFAFLKPKTKKKSKFSFESLSNFIYERVLRTCFRFPKLTILVAVICVVLGAVMIISRPIKLMPIAERNQLSVEFYLPNGTSINQTSAVADSMKCILEKDPRVTYITTFKGMSSPRFHMTYAPQFAGENFAQFIVNTESAHATEEIIKEYSEKYVDHFANVFVRFKQLSFSDAASPIEIRISDGTDENRKVASEKVKNYLRGLPGVYLVRSSYGEPLSGIKVSLDENASKLGVNQFSVEAMLASRYNAGFPIANLWEGNRNVPVVLKGTHADSASFSNLENEQIATYGGLSNAPLRQIAKFSPVFNEGARDRRNGLPTVTISAEVSQNVSANDLALKHFESLKKLTASEGVKLELGGEAASVIETLPGLLKGLVVAVAMMFFIMVWHFRKIRIAFTLFSLLSLSIFGTGVAMWITDMDFTITGVLGMVSLFGIMVRNGIIMIDYAEELKRKEHLSPKNAIYNSALRRMRPIFLTSAAASAGVLPMMVSGDGLWVPMAIIIFWGTLVTMCLILTVLPVAYWGVSCMKFRRRKVISG, encoded by the coding sequence ATGAAAAAGAAACGTTCCTTTGTTGAAACCGCCATGCGTTATCGCGGCATTGTGTTTATGCTTTGCTGCATTTTGGTGCTATTGGGCGTTTATGGCCTTTCTGCTAATCGAAAAAATGAGTTCCCTGAATTTACAGTGCGTCAGGGCGTTGTGATTGCGGTTTATCCCGGTGCAACTGTAAAAGAAGTGGAAGACCGTGTTACGAAACCGCTTGAAGATTACATCTTCACTTATGGCGATGTCAAAAAAAGCAAAACGACTTCTATGACTCGCGATGGCATGGTGATTGTTCAGGTGGCGCTTGAAGATTACGTGTATGACAAAGATGGATTTTGGAGTCGATTCAAGCATGGTGTTTCGCAGTTCAAGTCGAGTTTGCCTGCTGGAGTCCTTGCAATCATCGTGATGGATGATTTTGGCGATGCTTCGTCGATGCTCTTGGCGATAGAAAGCAAGAATAAAACTTATCGTGAATTGGGTGAATATCTTGACGGACTTGCGGATAACTTAAGACCGCTTGAAAGTGTCGGCCGCATTACGCGTTTTGGCGAACAGAAAGACCAGATTTCTATTTATCTGGATAACGAAAAACTTTCCCAATATGGGCTGGGCTACAAGTCGGTGACCGCGTTCCTTTCGGGGCAAGGCCTCGTGAATATTGCGGGAACCTTAAGGGACGGCGATTACAACCACCCGATTTATGTGGAAAGCGGCGTGAATTCTTTAGAAAGTGTCCGCGAAACAATTGTCTTTAGTGCGCCTGACGGAAGTGTGGTTCGCTTGAAAGATGTAGCCCGTGTGGAACGCGAATATCCTGATCGTACAGCCTATATCGAAGTGAACGGCAACAAGTGCGTGATGCTTAGCATCGAAATGAAAAAAGGCCACGACATCGTGAAAATGGGCAAGGAAATAAAACAGGTGCTTTCGGAATTTGAAAGCAGCTTGCCTGAAGAAGTCAAGATGTTCCGCATTACGGACCAGACGGAAGTTGTTGGCAAAAGTATTGATGACTTTTTGAGAGAAATCTTGGTTGCCGTATTGGCGGTTATTATTGTGGTTGTTCTGTTGCAACCTTTCAAGGTGGCATTGATTGCGGCTTCGACTATTCCAATATCCATTTTCATTTCGCTTGGGCTTTTCTTTGGCCTCGGCTACGAAATAAACGGTGTGACGCTTGCAGCCTTGATGGTGTCGCTGGGAATGATTGTAGATAATTCCATCGTGATATTGGATGATTATCAAGAACGAATTTATGGTTCTGGTACACGCTGGAGAGCGGCGGAACATAGCGCCGTTCATTTCTTGAAATCGATTTTTTCGGCTACGCTCGCCATAAGCATTACCTTCTTCCCGTTCTTGGTGACGATGAATGGAATGTTTAGCGATTTTGTGACAACATTCCCGTGGGCGGTGACTATCGTTCTTTCGATTTCTTTGCTCGTGGCGATATTTATTGTTCCCTATTTGCAATTTGCTTTCTTAAAACCGAAAACAAAAAAGAAGAGCAAGTTCTCTTTTGAGAGTCTCTCGAACTTTATCTATGAACGCGTTTTAAGAACTTGTTTCAGGTTCCCAAAATTGACCATTCTTGTGGCGGTTATTTGTGTTGTCTTGGGCGCGGTTATGATTATTTCTCGCCCCATAAAACTCATGCCGATTGCGGAACGCAACCAGCTCTCAGTAGAATTCTATTTGCCGAACGGGACTTCGATTAATCAGACTTCTGCCGTGGCGGATAGCATGAAGTGTATCTTGGAAAAAGATCCGAGAGTCACCTACATTACGACATTCAAGGGAATGTCTTCGCCGCGTTTTCATATGACTTATGCACCGCAATTTGCCGGTGAAAATTTTGCGCAGTTTATCGTAAATACCGAAAGTGCTCATGCTACAGAAGAGATTATCAAGGAGTATTCGGAAAAATATGTAGATCATTTTGCAAATGTATTTGTGCGCTTTAAACAGCTCAGCTTTAGCGATGCCGCATCGCCAATAGAAATTAGAATCTCCGATGGAACGGATGAAAATCGTAAAGTTGCAAGCGAAAAGGTGAAAAATTATTTGCGGGGTCTCCCAGGTGTTTATCTTGTTCGCAGTTCCTATGGAGAACCTTTGAGCGGCATTAAAGTTTCGCTTGACGAAAATGCTTCGAAACTTGGGGTGAACCAGTTTTCTGTCGAGGCGATGCTTGCTTCTCGCTACAATGCCGGATTCCCGATTGCAAATCTTTGGGAAGGCAATAGAAATGTTCCTGTTGTGCTTAAGGGAACGCATGCTGATTCTGCAAGTTTTTCGAATCTTGAAAATGAACAAATCGCAACTTATGGCGGACTTTCTAATGCGCCGCTCCGTCAGATTGCAAAATTCTCGCCTGTATTCAACGAGGGCGCGCGCGATAGAAGGAATGGTCTCCCGACGGTGACGATTTCTGCCGAAGTTTCGCAGAATGTCAGTGCGAATGACCTTGCTTTAAAACATTTTGAATCGTTGAAAAAACTGACTGCCAGCGAAGGGGTTAAATTGGAGCTTGGTGGCGAAGCGGCCTCTGTTATCGAAACGCTTCCTGGACTCCTTAAAGGTCTCGTCGTGGCTGTTGCTATGATGTTCTTTATCATGGTATGGCACTTCCGAAAAATTCGTATCGCGTTCACGTTGTTCTCGTTGCTTTCGCTTTCTATTTTCGGGACGGGTGTTGCCATGTGGATTACGGATATGGATTTCACGATTACGGGCGTCCTTGGCATGGTGAGCTTGTTTGGAATTATGGTGCGTAATGGAATTATCATGATTGATTATGCTGAGGAATTGAAACGCAAGGAACATTTGAGTCCCAAAAATGCCATATACAATTCGGCACTTAGGCGTATGCGTCCGATATTCCTGACTTCGGCGGCGGCTTCTGCGGGAGTCTTACCTATGATGGTGAGTGGAGATGGTCTGTGGGTGCCTATGGCCATCATCATTTTCTGGGGAACGCTTGTGACGATGTGCTTGATTTTGACTGTGCTGCCCGTTGCTTATTGGGGTGTAAGTTGTATGAAATTCAGACGCAGGAAAGTGATTAGTGGTTAG